Proteins from one Podospora pseudoanserina strain CBS 124.78 chromosome 1, whole genome shotgun sequence genomic window:
- a CDS encoding hypothetical protein (EggNog:ENOG503NWCE; COG:S), whose protein sequence is MSNGTEVECPKPFLNVAGFDNGGFIEGRVCQPYFDATCCLPCPMTQWAYPDTFETMSEAANWVSVVSTIGCVFLLLSWAVLPVEKTFRHYLSISLTTAVVFMNLGFVIPLAAQPEQCFDAITPNSMKTSSVCAASGMFIILGGWAGVLWVFLRALSLHLQICWQLVVGRNFMWFAQVVGWGLPGVGVVLAFLLSGVSFRFGQTCHINHKNSLADLWIPLLVFSGLTIIIQFATFGYCIKVYLASLADNSASTEGSNMPSYTNSIRTMTPKQAYRRVRRVIALQWRGIAIVLIIIADVIFFSVVFVFQDNTVEAVKNDSTIARPWALCLLANGGDKEPCLELASALVVNMPTVGAVLFLLGMNGIWLCLLLGRWSMITGWRDLLISSPSRSKREFVSVDARLDDLKKDTLTPISPTLARSGMGSPTMHNHNQDPESGRRTPDFFGQTQRYHTPARSFSSPRPPQQPQQATVTWDPTETYARGQSPGVYSQDGNPNNYVNPLGMNRL, encoded by the exons ATGTCGAACGGAACAGAGGTTGAATGTCCAAAGCCATTCTTGAACGTCGCGGGTTTTGATAATGGCGGCT TTATCGAGGGCAGAGTGTGCCAACCATACTTTGACGCAACGTGCTGCTTACCGTGCCCCATGACACAATGGGCCTACCCAGACACCTTCGAGACGATGAGTGAAGCGGCTAACTGGGTGTCGGTCGTGAGCACAATTGGCTgcgtcttcctcctgctctcTTGGGCTGTGCTGCCGGTTGAAAAGACTTTCCGGCATTATCTCAGTATCTCCTTGACCACGGCAGTGGTGTTTATGAAT CTTGGGTTCGTTATCCCTCTGGCAGCCCAGCCCGAACAATGTTTCGACGCAATTACACCCAACTCGATGAAGACGAGCTCAGTCTGCGCGGCATCCGGCATGTTTATTATCCTGGGAGGATGGGCAGGTGTACTTTGGGTCTTCTTGCGCGCGCTCTCCCTGCACCTTCAGATTTGCTGGCAGCTTGTTGTGGGACGCAACTTTATGTGGTTTGCTCAGGTTGTCGGCTGGGGCCTCCCTGGTGTGGGCGTTGttctcgccttcctcttgaGCGGTGTGTCGTTCCGATTCGGCCAGACCTGCCATATCAACCACAAGAACAGTCTTGCCGATCTCTGGATCCCGCTTCTGGTCTTCTCCGGCCTGACAATTATCATTCAGTTCGCGACATTCGGCTACTGCATCAAGGTTTACCTCGCATCGTTGGCCGATAACAGCGCTTCAACCGAGGGCTCCAACATGCCATCCTACACCAACAGCATCCGGACCATGACTCCCAAGCAGGCCTATCGTCGCGTACGCCGCGTGATTGCGCTGCAGTGGAGAGGTATCGCTATCGTCTTGATCATCATCGCCGAtgtcattttcttttccgtcGTTTTCGTTTTCCAAGACAACACTgtcgaggctgtcaagaatgACAGCACCATTGCTCGTCCTTGGGCTCTCTGCTTGCTCGCGAACGGTGGGGATAAGGAGCCCTGCCTGGAGCTTGCAAGTGCCCTGGTGGTCAATATGCCAACTGTTGGCGCtgttcttttccttctcggG ATGAACGGCATTTGGCtttgtctcctcctcggccgctgGTCCATGATTACGGGCTGGCGTGATTTGTTGATCTCTTCCCCTAGCCGGAGCAAGAGAGAGTTTGTTTCAGTCGATGCGCGGCTCGACGACCTGAAGAAAGATACAC TGACTCCGATCTCCCCCACGCTGGCCAGATCAGGAATGGGGAGCCCTACCATGCACAACCATAACCAAGACCCCGAGAGCGGCCGTCGCACGCCCGACTTTTTCGGTCAAACGCAGAGATATCACACGCCAGCGAGATCATTCTCCTCGCCACGCCCACCACAACAGCCGCAACAAGCGACGGTGACTTGGGATCCCACAGAGACATATGCTCGGGGACAATCACCAGGGGTCTATTCCCAAGATGGCAACCCAAACAACTATGTCAACCCACTGGGCATGAACAGGTtatga
- a CDS encoding hypothetical protein (EggNog:ENOG503NUI2; COG:A): protein MANFLASIFGTEQDKVNCSFYYKIGACRHGDRCSRKHVKPSYSQTILMPNLYQNPAFDPKNRMNPSQLQNHFDAFYEDIWCEMCKYGEIEELVVCDNNNDHLIGNVYARFKYEDSAQKACDDLNSRWYAARPIYCELSPVTDFREACCRLNSGEGCVRGGFCNFIHRKNPSPELERELELSTKKWLKTRPRSRSPTRSPSPEPTRRRY from the coding sequence ATGGCcaacttcctcgcctccatcTTCGGCACCGAACAAGACAAAGTCAACTGCTCCTTCTACTACAAAATCGGCGCCTGCCGCCACGGCGACCGCTGCTCCCGCAAGCACGTCAAGCCCTCCTACTCGCAGACAATCCTCATGCCCAACCTCTACCAGAATCCGGCCTTCGACCCGAAGAACAGGATGAACCCCTCCCAGCTCCAGAACCACTTCGACGCCTTCTACGAGGACATCTGGTGCGAGATGTGCAAGTACGGCGAGATCGAGGAGCTCGTCGTCtgcgacaacaacaacgaccacCTCATCGGCAACGTCTACGCCCGCTTCAAGTACGAGGACTCGGCCCAAAAAGCCTGCGACGACCTCAACAGCCGGTGGTACGCCGCCCGCCCCATCTATTGCGAGCTGAGCCCTGTGACGGACTTTAGGGAGGCGTGCTGCAGGTTGAactcgggggaggggtgcgTGAGGGGCGGGTTTTGCAATTTTATTCATCGTAAAAATCCCAGCccggagctggagagggagctggagttgaGCACCAAGAAGTGGTTGAagacgaggccgagaagcaggAGCCCGACTAGATCGCCTAGCCCGGagccgacgaggaggagatacTAG
- a CDS encoding hypothetical protein (EggNog:ENOG503NXA2), with protein sequence MMENEPPAISVQDDGKGSKRGRIMGKLFGRDRDRDRKGSQGAADSRDLNDFFHGPGDTLQVTHAAPPMLAKLDTKSISRYPHALQVQGTGSNNSQQSLSIRSQNGSPKKIKPNRRGLVLRFAETPPEVMGEGGDICEVPTIEISKRRRARPPPSPIPPRHTDLGNSPRLPIREAHPSPGTFDPAPLRRTQTGFSTTSDSPDSDMSASRNPSARLLTNPTVDHDERRRSFIEIQQAEMREAEGQAFVKAVRAASGDKSKWDEAEAAPPTPPEPEPGSAMTASPEPIQTPRFPPQPSPNPPTSAPPPIPAKRQRPHPSPIPPPPPEHAPPPYTPSMPQTNSPERLKHAARQHAHSPVSAVSAISAASSFHHPFAARQGSKLGDHALPVTPLMGGSSFQDVVSAAADDAMNTFVERTRHLFELFRLHAESVRPLLACTPNELARASLWWFLTGRMALENAIRDRPSTPESQMKNEICKQQAYTDLAKGYWLLEEIMPEIVNSGRSPVDREAEDVRATLASSLRKLSVSMKRNGFLPPEEPFLPQTLDRTIWLEYPQLPGDLKSMLWGSSSLALSQNQLASSGMSILETLPLADSPSAFCFGRFQVSLFLMEKGREAQRIHLPCFISIVRPQSQPDILFVAASQNGAVQLRISGNKSTGPVWEDVRWRSDSCTLEVAMPRGFIVMIQCSQPAFQTLRSMYEFSNKVHSTLYPKQDEACVFRSTLRSFQYFDNDPQARQFPKEPAPNCEIAMFERLHKEGAATGPRTYHRGFRIAVITGPRTKTLSGVNQLYSPEAPIRFGFLRSDNNEPSLSLRFENGRFKGSMVMSFADEKERVRMHTLLIGTVLHREESIFCESPLKGAWISERFGDSQDGGLTALSNLNWNKVRVINQDTDGDRAAHCVLSDKLRVIFEFKDGTMTDRINVAPGELKMRLDVQNPSCMMVFRQPQADITLAVTEANVSSESAQRLARALDTIKQRPTIRTIMFPKMEDLHTFEMAITGFKVLFDGIAATFAISRRRMVVPIHKKWEASATRIQVVQQEGITQILAFFSDFSHGQCMGFSLKGTDVFESFGKQGKAGLKIVDAKFPLPKVLQAGMDGAQDAADAAFLCLDLPELPGEHDDISIVFEDEAERDKLAACLPAPVKGGSRLIPKMKGSKE encoded by the exons ATGATGGAGAACGAACCCCCCGCCATTTCTGTGCAGGATGATGGCAAGGGATCAAAAAGGGGTCGAATCATGGGGAAGCTCTTTGGACGCGACCGAGATCGAGACCGAAAGGGGTCACAGGGTGCCGCTGATTCTCGTGACTTAAACGACTTCTTCCATGGTCCTGGCGACACATTACAGGTCACCCATGCGGCACCTCCCATGCTCGCGAAACTCGACACCAAGAGCATTTCGCGATACCCCCATGCGCTTCAGGTTCAGGGGACCGGAAGCAACAACTCGCAACAATCCCTTTCCATACGATCCCAAAATGGTAGTCCCAAGAAAATCAAACCTAACAGAAGGGGATTGGTTCTTAGATTTGCAGAAACACCCCCTGAGGTTatgggcgagggtggtgacatCTGCGAAGTACCAACCATCGAGATCTCGAAACGTCGCAGAGCAAGGCCGCCACCTTCTCCgattcctcctcgtcatacCGATCTCGGTAACAGTCCAAGATTGCCGATCCGAGAAGCCCATCCAAGCCCGGGGACGTTTGACCCAGCACCTCTCCGACGCACCCAGACAGGTTTCTCTACGACCTCGGATTCCCCCGACTCAGATATGTCTGCTTCGAGAAACCCATCCGCTCGGCTCCTGACAAATCCCACGGTGGATCATGACGAGAGGCGGAGGTCATTCATAGAAATTCAGCAGGCTGAAATGCGGGAAGCCGAAGGACAGGCGTTTGTCAAGGCGGTTAGAGCTGCTTCTGGTGACAAGTCCAAGTGGGACGAAGCAGAGGCTGCACCACCTACACcaccagagccagagccCGGATCGGCCATGACTGCGTCACCAGAGCCCATTCAAACACCCCGATTCCCACCACAGCCGTCgccaaaccctccaacctcagcaccaccaccaattcCAGCCAAAAGACAACGacctcatccatctcctattccgccaccaccgccagagCATGCCCCACCGCCATACACACCGTCAATGCCACAAACAAACTCGCCAGAGAGACTAAAACATGCAGCAAGACAACATGCGCATAGTCCTGTGTCCGCAGTCTCGGCAATCTCAGCAGCCTCGAGCTTCCATCATCCATTTGCAGCGAGGCAAGGAAGCAAATTGGGTGATCACGCGTTGCCAGTCACTCCTCTAATGGGGGGCTCCAGCTTCCAAGATGTTgtgtcagcagcagccgacgATGCCATGAACACGTTTGTGGAGCGCACCCGTCACCTCTTTGAACTGTTCCGGTTACACGCAGAAAGTGTACGGCCATTGCTCGCCTGTACGCCGAATGAACTCGCCAGGGCGTCTCTTTGGTGGTTTTTGACTGGTAGAATGGCCCTTGAAAATGCCATTCGAGACCGACCCTCGACCCCGGAATCTCAGATGAAGAATGAAATTTGTAAACAACAGGCTTATACCGACTTGGCgaagggatactggttgttggaggaaaTCATGCCTGAGATTGTCAACAGCGGGCGTAGTCCAGTTGACAGGGAAGCAGAGGACGTGCGTGCCACTCTTGCGTCGAGCCTTCGGAAGCTGTCGGTGTCAATGAAGCGAAATGGTTTCCTGCCGCCAGAAGAGCCCTTTCTACCACAAACCCTCGATCGAACCATTTGGTTGGAATATCCTCAGTTGCCAGGCGATCTCAAGTCCATGCTTTGGGGGTCATCCAGCTTGGCTCTCTCACAAAATCAGCTGGCCAGCTCTGGCATGAGCATACTTGAAACGCTACCACTGGCCGACTCACCCTCTGCATTCTGCTTTGGCCGGTTCCAAGTCAGTCTCTTCTTGATGGAGAAAGGACGAGAAGCGCAGCGCATTCATCTGCCATGTTTCATATCGATTGTCAGACCCCAATCGCAGCCTGATATTCTGTTTGTGGCTGCAAGCCAGAATGGAGCTGTTCAGCTACGGATCTCTGGCAACAAGAGCACCGGACCGGTATGGGAAGATGTTCGTTGGCGTTCAGACAGCTGCACTTTGGAAGTCGCCATGCCACGAGGCTTTATTGTTATGATACAGTGCTCTCAACCAGCCTTCCAGACCCTGCGAAGCATGTACGAGTTCAGTAACAAAGTACATTCCACCCTGTACCCGAAGCAAGACGAAGCTTGCGTCTTCAGATCAACCCTTCGGTCTTTTCAGTACTTCGATAACGACCCGCAGGCCAGACAGTTTCCGAAAGAGCCGGCTCCGAACTGCGAGATTGCCATGTTTGAGAGGTTGCATAAAGAAGGCGCCGCAACCGGTCCTCGCACATATCACAGAGGTTTCCGGATAGCAGTCATCACAGGTCCAAGGACGAAGACTCTCAGTGGCGTCAACCAGCTGTACAGCCCTGAGGCGCCTATTCGGTTTGGATTCTTACGCAGCGACAACAACGAGCCCTCGCTTTCCCTGCGTTTCGAGAATGGTCGTTTTAAAGGGAGCATGGTCATGTCTTTTGCTGACGAAAAGGAAAGAGTCCGGATGCACACACTACTCATTGGGACTGTACTGCATCGGGAGGAGTCGATATTCTGCGAGTCTCCGCTGAAGGGAGCTTGGATCTCGGAGAGGTTTGGCGATTCTCAAGATGGAGGACTAACGGCACTTTCCAACCTCAACTGGAACAAAGTCAGGGTCATCAACCAGGACACAGACGGTGACCGGGCTGCGCACTGTGTGTTGTCTGATAAGCTGCGGGTCATCTTTGAGTTCAAGGACGGAACGATGACTGATCGGATTAACGTCGCACCAGGGGAGCTTAAGATGCGTCTTGACGTACAGAATCCGAGCTGTATGATGGTCTTCCGTCAACCGCAGGCGGACATTACGCTCGCCGTGACAGAGGCGAATGTCTCCTCTGAATCGGCCCAACGGCTGGCCAGGGCTCTGGATACCATCAAGCAAAGGCCAACCATCAGAACCATCATGTTTCCAAAGATGGAAGACCTGCACACCTTTGAGATGGCTATCACTGGGTTCAAGGTGCTTTTTGATGGGATTGCGGCAACATTTGCCATCTCGCGCAGACGAATGGTGGTGCCTATCCACAAGAAGTGGGAGGCCAGTGCTACTCGGATCCAGGTGGTGCAGCAAGAAGGAATCACGCAGATTCTTGCCTTCTTTTCGGATTTTTCTCATGGACAATGCATGGGCTTCAGCTTGAAGGGAACAGATGTGTTTGAATCTTTTGGAAAGCAGGGGAAGGCTGGGCTCAAGATTGTGGATGCCAAGTTCCCGCTGCCGAAGGTGCTGCAggctgggatggatggagcGCAGGACGCGGCGGATGCAGCATTTTTGTGTTTGGACTTACCTGAGCTGCCCGGGGAGCATGATGATATTTCGATCgtgtttgaggatgaggctg AACGTGATAAACTTGCTGCATGCTTGCCTGCACCAGTCAAGGGTGGCTCCAGGCTGATCCCAAAGATGAAGGGGTCGAAGGAGTAA
- the OSH6 gene encoding Oxysterol-binding protein OBPa (COG:T; BUSCO:EOG09262VQQ; EggNog:ENOG503NUQ2), with the protein MVMGLVSGRRRATSNASSRGSSVDGSDSIEDDTLVVEPDQGNVLSHIISQLRPGADLSRVVLPTFILEPRSMLERITNFMCHPEMLLPIPQIDDPVERFLGVVKFYLSGWHIRPPGVKKPLNPILGEIFSCYWDFPDNTRAYYISEQTSHHPPKSSYFYMVPGHHIRVDGTLKPRSKFLGNSAASMMEGIAILTLQNRGKDPTKGERYILTQPNMYARGILFGKMKYELGDHSYVRCPETGLVADIEFKTKGWVSGTYNAIGGTVKNEETGEVLYELSGLWSEEMFLRNVKTGHKEMFFNATKSKHSPPLSRPLEEQEERESQRLWAKTAQAVKERNHELATDEKTKIEETQREEAALRANEGVEWHPRLFRRVRGGPGGSEEGEEDLEWIINAQIDGRTPEKQAAQIMAIYPIIPGQKCEKRIVIPPRASFSESRPQTAHSNDSNLINLNNDGPSADDSRAPALTPTLPTKISEDSMSTKASSVSLEQTQGEKPPLDPNHRSTAEIQTMLAATGDKAKAGPLIDFHDDMKKALPANPKRADTEDSQDDVFVDAQG; encoded by the exons ATGGTCATGGGACTCGTCTCCGGGCGCCGAAGGGCAACCTCTAATGCTA GCAGCCGAGGATCCTCTGTCGACGGATCAGACTCTATCGAAGATGATACCCTCGTAGTCGAGCCCGATCAGGGCAACG TCCTTTCCCACATCATATCCCAGTTGAGACCTGGTGCCGATCTGAGTAGAGTCGTTCTGCCTACCTTCATCTTGGAGCCCCGTTCCATGCTGGAAAGGATCACGAA TTTTATGTGCCATCCCGAAATGCTGCTGCCGATTCCTCAGATTGACGATCCGGTAGAAAGATTTTTAGGCGTTGTCAAATTCTACCTGAGCGGCTGGCACATTCGCCCTCC TGGTGTCAAGAAGCCTTTGAATCCCATTCTGGGCGAGATTTTCTCGTGCTACTGGGACTTCCCCGACAACACCAGAGCGTACTACATTTCCGAGCAAACctctcaccatcctccaAAGTCGAGCTACTTTTATATGGTACCTGGTCACCACATTCGGGTGGATGGGACGCTAAAACCCAGGAGCAAATTCCTGGGTAACTCCGCCGCTAGCATGATGGAAGGCATTGCCATCTTGACCCTCCAAAATCGCGGCAAGGATCCTACCAAGGGAGAAAGATA CATCCTCACCCAGCCGAACATGTACGCAAGAGGTATCCTCTTTGGTAAAATGAAATATGAGCTGGGAGATCACAGTTATGTGAGATGTCCAGAGACCGGCCTTGTTGCCGACATTGAGTTCAAGACCAAAGGCTGGGTCAGCGGCACGTATAATGCCATTGGTGGAACGGTGAAAAATGAGGAAACGGGCGAGGTGCTCTATGAGCTTTCAGGACTGTGGAGCGAAGAGATGTTTCTCAGAAACGTCAAG ACTGGCCACAAGGAGATGTtcttcaacgccaccaaGTCAAAGCATAGTCCCCCTCTGAGCCGACCGCTtgaggaacaagaagaacGAGAATCTCAAAGGCTGTGGGCTAAGACTGCCCAAGCAGTCAAAGAACGTAACCATGAGCTGGCAACCGACGAAAAGACGAAAATCGAGGAGACCCAGCGTGAAGAGGCTGCTTTGAGAGCAAATGAGGGTGTCGAATGGCACCCCAGACTGTTTAGGAGAGTTAGAGGCGGTCCTGGCGGATccgaggaaggcgaggaagatctCGAGTGGATTATCAATGCTCAAAT AGACGGAAGGACACCAGAGAAGCAGGCGGCCCAGATCATGGCCATCTATCCAATCATCCCAGGCCAAAAATGTGAGAAAAGGATCGTGATACCACCAAGAGCCTCATTTTCTGAGTCACGCCCTCAGACAGCCCACAGCAATGACAGCAATCTCATCAATCTCAACAATGACGGACCATCAGCCGATGACAGCAGAGCACCGGCCCTGACCCCGACCCTACCAACCAAGATTTCGGAAGATTCTATGTCCACGAAAGCAAGCAGTGTTTCATTGGAACAAACTCAAGGGGAGAAGCCTCCCTTGGACCCCAACCATCGCAGTACAGCAGAGATTCAGACAATGTTGGCTGCAACAGGCGACAAGGCTAAGGCCGGGCCGCTAATTGACTTCCACGACGACATGAAGAAGGCCTTGCCTGCAAATCCCAAGCGAGCCGACACAGAAGACTCACAAGATGACGTCTTTGTTGACGCCCAGGGGTAA